The Pungitius pungitius chromosome 8, fPunPun2.1, whole genome shotgun sequence genome has a window encoding:
- the ghrl gene encoding ghrelin/obestatin prepropeptide produces the protein MFVKRNTCLLVFLLCSLTLWCKSTSAGSSFLSPSQKPQNKGKPPRVGRQVMEEPIQPAVDNHLTIRPLFDIGFTVREEDFEQYGVVLQIIRRLLGSTEAPTESQSQL, from the exons ATGTTTGTCAAAAGAAACACCTGTTTGCTTGTGTTTCTGTTGTGCTCCCTGACCTTGTGGTGCAAGTCGACCAGCGCAGGCTCCAGCTTCCTCAGCCCGTCACAGAAACCTCAG AACAAGGGAAAACCGCCCAGAGTCGGCCGCCAAGTCATGGAAGAGCCTATTCAGCCTGCTGTGGACAACCACCTCACA ATAAGGCCCCTCTTTGATATTGGCTTCACTGTGAGAGAGGAGGACTTTGAGCAGTACGGTGTAGTTCTGCAGATCATTCGGCGCCTTCTGGGAAGCACAGAGGCTCCAACAG AGAGCCAATCACAACTTTGA
- the ccdc174 gene encoding coiled-coil domain-containing protein 174, producing MDKKKKPFAVTASSLVDLKAELYRKQEQFKQEKLGHENSGAGFTSKPKIKKPNVWSKQNTGVSARAEKDAEQLAEEQTSLDTSRRKLEEKAKLYEQMTKGDFPDEETEGLFLVDFTQKIIDKKREMYAQKETDRKDEESDNSSVPPPQNPDEEWVDYVDALGRSRRCMKKDLPGFRKMDQDFKGKGKASDDKTLLSEDMRRELQRQEWEREEEEAMKRPVGPIHYEDIRGQEARDLGVGYFAFAHDEEQRRKQRETLDMLRDQTTDQRTKREQLKDKRQAILRARLAKVRQRKMKKAKLDGTEDEQGEGETEGGEDEGEFLGSSPPPEDSPEISTVKKVVVEIQERKDTKPGVPHVREWDRGKEFMFTEWTTRRREERDSDFAPPSAYFTEGKRPLKFQNKENKSNMSFKWTKDPAEISESKEEPQSQAEAVPSPPPPPPPQKQSPPPPSQPQPSSQASPTNHPADSAPLTAPPFNLQYPTPPLYPQFSSPHFAGPHQLPPLFPPQYPNHYSPQCPPQFQPQYPPQYPPQYHPPYPSHYPAQYTHQYPAQYPPQNPPGYAAPSQPQPPPPGETSHAPQPTESLDDMLSFYRNTTLS from the exons atggacaaaaagaagaaaccctTCGCCGTGACTGCTTCATCG CTGGTGGACCTTAAAGCTGAACTGTACAGGAAGCAGGAACAATTCAAACAGGAAAAACTTGGCCATGAAAATAGTGGAGCTGGATTCACATCAAAACCCAAAATCAAG AAACCTAATGTCTGGAGTAAACAAAACACTGGGGTTTCTGCAAGAGCTGAGAAAGATGCTGAGCAGCTGGCTGAGGAGCAGACCAGCCTGGACACATCAAG ACGCAAGTTGGAGGAGAAGGCCAAACTCTATGAGCAGATGACAAAGGGAGACTTTCCTG ATGAAGAGACGGAGGGACTGTTCCTGGTGGATTTCACCCAAAAGATTattgacaaaaagagagaaatgtatGCACAGAAGGAAACGGATAGAAAGGATGAGGAAAGCGACAACTCATCTGTCCCCCCTCCTCAAAACCCAGATGAGGAATG GGTGGATTATGTTGACGCTTTGGGCCGATCTCGAAGATGCATGAAGAAAGACCTGCCAGGTTTTAGGAAAATGGACCAAGACTTTAAAGGAAAAGG AAAAGCTTCAGATGATAAGACCTTACTCTCGGAGGATATGCGTCGAGAGCTGCAGAGGCAggagtgggagagggaggaagaggaggctatGAAGAGACCTGTAGGGCCGATACACTACGAGGATATTAGGGGACAAG AGGCTCGAGATCTCGGTGTAGGTTACTTTGCGTTCGCTCATGATGAAGAGCAACgcagaaagcagagagaaacTCTGGACATGCTGAGAGACCAG ACAACAGATCAGCGCACCAagagggaacaactgaaggacAAGAGGCAGGCCATCCTGCGGGCCCGCTTGGCCAAAGTGAggcagaggaagatgaagaaggcCAAACTGGATGGCACTGAGGAcgagcagggagagggagagactgaaG GAGGGGAGGATGAAGGTGAATTTTTAGGGTCCTCTCCTCCACCGGAAGACTCCCCAGAAATAAGCACAGTGAAGAAGGTGGTAGTGGAGATCCAGGAAAGGAAGGACACCAAACCAGGAGTTCCTCATGTCAGAGAATGGGACAGAGGCAAAG AATTTATGTTTACCGAGTGGACAACTCGGCGTCGCGAAGAGCGAGATTCCGATTTTGCTCCTCCCTCTGCGTACTTTACTGAGGGGAAGAGACCATTGAAGTTTCAAAATAAGGAGAATAAATCCAATATGTCCTTTAAGTGGACCAAAGACCCAGCAGAAATCTCTGAGAGCAAGGAGGAACCGCAGTCTCAGGCTGAAGCagttccttcccctcctcctcctcctcctcctcaaaagcaaagtcctccacctccatcacaACCACAGCCTTCATCGCAGGCATCACCTACCAATCACCCAGCAGATTCGGCTCCTTTGACTGCTCCTCCTTTTAATCTCCAGTATCCTACTCCTCCGCTTTATCCTCAATTTTCTTCTCCTCATTTTGCTGGACCGCATCAGTTACCTCCCCTGTTTCCCCCACAGTACCCAAACCACTATTCACCCCAGTGTCCCCCTCAGTTTCAGCCCCAGTATCCCCCCCAGTATCCCCCCCAGTATCACCCCCCGTATCCCTCCCATTATCCTGCCCAGTATACCCACCAGTACCCCGCCCAGTATCCTCCTCAGAATCCACCCGGGTATGCAGCTCCcagccagcctcagcctccgcCGCCTGGAGAGACCAGCCATGCTCCTCAGCCCACAGAGAGTCTGGACGACATGCTTTCCTTTTACAGGAACACTACTTTGTCATAA